The following nucleotide sequence is from Chryseobacterium sp. CY350.
TTGAACTGCATGAATACGAGATTCCAGATTTCTACAACCTGAGGATGATCGTTATTCACCAATTCTAAACCGGAAATTTTAGCTTTCTCTTCTGGAGTTCTCAAATCTACATGAATTTCAGAACAAGGACCACAAGGCCCGCTTGCGCCCATTTCCCAGAAATTGTCTTTTTTGTTTCCGTTGATAATTCTGTCTTCCGAAACAAACTGTTTCCACAAATCATAAGCTTCAGTATCTCTTTCAAGGTTTTCTTTAGCGTCACCTTCGAAGATGGTTACATAAAGATTTTCTTTTGGGATTCCATACACTTCCGTCAACAATTCCCAAGCCCAAGAAATTGCTTCTTTTTTGAAATAATCACCAAAAGACCAGTTACCCAACATTTCAAACATGGTGTGGTGATACGTATCACGACCTACATCATCCAAATCGTTGTGCTTTCCGGAAACTCTCAGACATTTTTGTGTATCGGCAATTCTTGAGGCTTTAGGCTCTTTATAACCTAAAAAATAATCTTTAAACTGCGTCATGCCCGAGTTGGAAAACATCAATGTTGGATCATCTTTCAACACAATAGGCGCTGATGGAACGATGAGGTGTTGTTTAGATTGAAAAAAGTCTAAAAACTGTTGTCTTATTTCCTGTGAAGTCATATTTGTTGCTTTTGGCTAAATGCTTTTGGCTTTTAGCTTTTTTTTGATGCGCAAATTTAATATTTTTAAGTGATTGCGAAATACAGTTGTTGTGATTTAATGAAAATTATCGAGTAAAGTTTAGAATTTTTATATTAACTTAAACTTTTTAACCATTAAGAAAATTAATTTTTTAAGGAATTTTAAGAATCAATTAAAATTGATTGAAGCAAGCTGCTGGAAATTGACGTTGTTTTAATTAAACGCAAAGAAAGACTAAGATTTTTTGGCAAAAACAATCTTTGTTTTTAGGTAAAACAAAGGAGTTTCACTTTTTAAAGAAATACAAAGTTTAATCTCACCATTAAGAAAATTAATTTTTTAAGGATGATTAAGAATCAATTAAAATAGATGTAAGCATGCTGCTAAAACATTCACCGTGGTGAATCTTAAAAAAATATAAAGCATTTTATTCTTAAAATTTTAATGTGCTTAATGTTTAAAAATATTCTTAAACCTTTCAAGTCAAACTTTTGTCAAGGATTTTTCGTATATAATACTAAAGAAAATAATCGTTGAAAATTAAACGAAATCCAATTTAATTTTAGCTTGAAATGTGCATCTAATAAAAGTGCTCTAACTAATGACATCAAATAAAAATGATTAAGAATAACAAAGAAAAAATGAAAAATATTTTAGTATTACTCGGAATGTTTCTCGGAATTGCTGTATTTGCAGCAAGTTGCGGAGATTCAAAAAAAATTAAAGGAGGAGGAATTAACAAAGAAAAAGAAAATGAGACTGTTATGGATGGAGCCAATATAAAAGAAGTTTATTTTGCAGGTGGATGTTTTTGGGGAACTGAACATCTTTTTCAACAGGTGAGAGGTGTGGTAAAAACCGAAGTTGGATATGCCAACGGAAAAACTAAAAATCCGACCTATGAGGAAGTGGTGAGTCATACAACAGGATTTACAGAAACAGTAAAAGTGAAATATGACGCCGACGAGGTTGATCTGAAATTGCTGATTGACCTTTATTTTAAATCTATTGATCCTACAACTTTGAACAGACAGGGAAATGATGTGGGAGATAATTACCGTAGCGGAATTTATTTTACAGATAAAAATACCGAAGCAACCGTAAAAGCTGAAGTCGAAAAACTAGCTAAAAATTATTCTAAACCCGTGGTAGTGGAAGTTGAAACTTTAAAAAATTTCTACAGAGCTGAAGATTATCATCAGGATTATCTGAACGCAAACCCTGGAGGTTACTGTCACATAGAACCGGGACTTTTTGAAGAAGCCAGAAATGCAAACCCGCCAAAAGCGAAAAAATAAATTGAAAAGTTGTCGAAAGGCAACTTTTTAGTTTAAAAACCGTTCTTTGATGCTTAACATGGAGAGATTTAGAAAGATTAAAAAGCCGAAGATTATGTAGAACGCTTCTTTGGGAAGTTGCAGTAAGAAAAATCCAAAATCATCGTGTTGGATTATATTCAGTATAGAACGTGTCATTACACAGTAAACAATTATATTCAATTTCTTTTGCATTTGGATCTCTGTAAAAATGCGCTGCAAAAATATGTCCCCTCTTATCTAAATCTAAACCATAGGTATCTTGTTTAGCTATATGGAAATCATTTAAAATTGATGCAAAATCGCCATAATTATTGTTATCGTCTAAAATAAATTCAATTCCGGTTTCTTTTTCATTTCTCTTTTGCAGTTCCTTAAGTTTTGAAACATAAAATTTAGAATTACTTTTTGCGGAATTTGGCTGAACGATTATTTTTTGATACTTCCAATTTCTTAACGGCTCGAAAGTCATCAATTGCTCTTTTAGAGGAATATTAGGATTGTATTTTGCAGGTAAACCCAAAACCATAAAATTTGGAATTGGTTCATTTAGTTTTCTGTTCCCAAAATACCAAAACAAAACAGGAATTAATAATGCACTTATCAATCCCGGAACATAGAATATTTTCTTTCCTGAAATCATTGGTTTAAATTTAAATAAAAAAAGTGACTCAATAATGAATCACTTTCGTAGTTGAATAATTTATAAATGGTAACTAGGAAATTACCAGTCTCTTTTCTTCAAAATCCAGTAAGAACCAATGATAAATATCGCGCACCAAACAAAACACGCGATTAAGCTGTCGATTGGATAAATGAACTCGTATTTCAGCCCAAAGAATTTTGCCATTTGTAATCTCAAAATAGGATTAGGAATTATATTTGACATGCTTTCTAACGGAAAAATATTGTAGAACATAAACGTGTTTTGTAATTTTTCTACTTTTGCCTCTGCAGGTAAGCCTCGTGAAAATGATTTTTCAACTGCCATGAAAATATTTTCTGCCACCCAAATCACAAAAAATGCGAGAAAGACAAACATCGATTTTCTCAACAAAATAGATAAAAACATCAGAAAACAGAAGAATGTAAAAAGTTTAAGAAAGTAGCTTCCTATAAAAAACATTTCTTCATAGATAAGAGCTGTTTCTGTAGTTTTAGAATATTGTAATCCTAAAAATAAAGTGATCACAAATACAATGATCGTTGAAATGATAGTAAAAGTTCCGATTGTAATTAATTTTGAACCAATAAATTCTTCTCTGCTTAAACCATCGATCAAATTTTGTTTGAACATTCTATTGCTAAATTCCTGACAGATCGAAAAGACGATAATAAACCCGAGGAAAATTTTTATTAAACCAACAATCCATGTTGTGAAATTCCATATTTCGGGGAAATTATACATTCCTTGCTCTTTCAAATTGAGCGAACTTCCTAAAATAGTAATATCAACCAAACCGATTAGGAGAAAGACGATCAATATGACAAAGTACATTATTGTAAAAACCTTGAAAGGAGTGTAATTCAGATTTTTGTAATATTCTAGTTTTAATAATTTCAACATGATTAATGAGTGTTTTTTACAAGTTCAAGGAATTGATTTTCAAGCGATTGTTTTTTCTTAGCCAAATGAGACAAGAAAATACTTTTTTCTGCAAGTTTCTGGTTTAAACCTGAAGCAGAAATTGAAGCATCATCACGTACCTGTGCTTTCACAATATCACCGTCAATTTTTACAGAAGTAAACCATTGGAGTTCTTCCAAAGCACTCAAAAGTAAAGTGTTGTTGTCTGCTTTCAACTCAAAATAACCATGATTACTGGTCATTCCGTCAACAGCACCCGAATATATTGCATTCCCATCTTTCAAAACAATGACGTGGCTGCATATTTTTTCAATTTCATCTAAAAGGTGACTTGCAATGATGATTGTAATTCCCTTTTTTGCGATCGTTCCGATAATTTCTCTGATCTGGATAATTCCTTCAGGATCTAAACCATTCGTTGGTTCGTCTAATATTAAAACTTCAGGATTGTTCAGCAAAGACGATGCGATCGCCAAACGTTGTTTCATTCCTAAAGAAAAAGTTTTGAAAGTATCTTTTTTCCTTTCTAAAAG
It contains:
- a CDS encoding ABC transporter permease: MLKLLKLEYYKNLNYTPFKVFTIMYFVILIVFLLIGLVDITILGSSLNLKEQGMYNFPEIWNFTTWIVGLIKIFLGFIIVFSICQEFSNRMFKQNLIDGLSREEFIGSKLITIGTFTIISTIIVFVITLFLGLQYSKTTETALIYEEMFFIGSYFLKLFTFFCFLMFLSILLRKSMFVFLAFFVIWVAENIFMAVEKSFSRGLPAEAKVEKLQNTFMFYNIFPLESMSNIIPNPILRLQMAKFFGLKYEFIYPIDSLIACFVWCAIFIIGSYWILKKRDW
- a CDS encoding ABC transporter ATP-binding protein → MEKVLSVKNLTKKFRRVVVNNISFDVERGNVYGLLGPNGSGKSTTFGMLLSTINPTSGDWFWFGKKGTDAETLKKIGAIIEQPNFYPYLSAETNLKIVAEIKGTPYSRIDEVLSTVGLLERKKDTFKTFSLGMKQRLAIASSLLNNPEVLILDEPTNGLDPEGIIQIREIIGTIAKKGITIIIASHLLDEIEKICSHVIVLKDGNAIYSGAVDGMTSNHGYFELKADNNTLLLSALEELQWFTSVKIDGDIVKAQVRDDASISASGLNQKLAEKSIFLSHLAKKKQSLENQFLELVKNTH